A part of Amycolatopsis lurida genomic DNA contains:
- a CDS encoding HNH endonuclease signature motif containing protein: MPETTIPELPQELWRAGKLELAHGVTHLLQVMRVASAGLGKYLAEVESRGAEDLFGYGSAASWLAEVARISKGDAQDMVNRALALNSTPGVGDEGAVFAPATAAAADDGAVGEQHIDLILEILRKIPSDVPVEERDGAEQILATLARHAGPKEIAEVGAGLLAHLDPDGNEPKDPEPAPPRRELFVERRKDGFWKLSGLLDPETGARTAAALDAYAAKRPIDEFGQADHRTQPQRRGDAWAELLDLAIACPDQPGTSGYRTLVHVTVGLDALKTGLGTACLDFVGRITAREARLAACDCLMIPVVLGAAGEPLDVGRMKRFVTPGQRRALNIRDGGCAFPGCHRAPKHCHAHHIRHWADGGPTDLRNLVLLCSFHHRLIHHGDVDEQGGFRTFSVRNPPCSTSRPATGR; this comes from the coding sequence TGCAGGTCATGAGAGTGGCCTCCGCCGGACTGGGGAAATACCTGGCGGAGGTAGAGTCTCGGGGCGCGGAAGACTTGTTCGGCTATGGGAGCGCGGCATCGTGGCTCGCCGAGGTTGCCCGGATCTCCAAGGGCGACGCGCAAGACATGGTGAACCGTGCCCTGGCCCTGAACTCCACACCAGGCGTCGGTGACGAAGGTGCCGTGTTCGCGCCCGCGACCGCCGCCGCGGCCGACGACGGCGCGGTCGGGGAGCAGCATATCGACCTGATCCTGGAGATCCTGCGCAAAATCCCTTCCGATGTTCCTGTGGAGGAACGAGACGGGGCGGAGCAGATCCTCGCCACTCTCGCCCGCCACGCCGGACCGAAAGAGATCGCCGAGGTCGGAGCCGGCCTGCTCGCACACCTCGACCCCGACGGGAACGAGCCGAAAGACCCCGAGCCCGCCCCGCCGCGCCGCGAGTTGTTCGTCGAGCGCCGCAAGGACGGCTTCTGGAAACTGTCGGGGCTCCTTGACCCCGAGACCGGCGCCCGCACCGCGGCCGCGCTGGACGCCTACGCGGCGAAGCGGCCGATCGACGAGTTCGGCCAGGCCGACCACCGCACCCAGCCTCAGCGCCGGGGCGACGCTTGGGCCGAACTCCTCGATCTCGCCATCGCCTGCCCCGACCAGCCGGGCACCTCCGGCTACCGCACGCTGGTGCACGTGACCGTCGGGCTCGATGCGCTGAAGACCGGACTGGGGACCGCGTGCCTCGACTTCGTCGGCCGGATCACCGCCCGCGAAGCCCGGCTCGCCGCTTGCGACTGCCTGATGATCCCGGTGGTGCTCGGCGCCGCCGGAGAGCCTCTAGATGTCGGACGGATGAAACGCTTCGTCACTCCCGGCCAACGCCGGGCCCTGAACATCCGCGACGGCGGCTGCGCTTTCCCTGGCTGCCATCGAGCGCCGAAGCACTGTCACGCCCACCATATCCGGCACTGGGCCGACGGCGGCCCGACCGACCTGCGGAACCTGGTCCTGCTTTGTTCCTTCCACCACCGGCTCATCCACCACGGTGACGTCGACGAGCAGGGAGGATTTCGGACGTTCAGTGTCCGAAATCCTCCCTGCTCGACCTCGCGTCCGGCCACAGGTAGGTAA
- a CDS encoding class I SAM-dependent RNA methyltransferase has translation MSVDASTGTWLGRTIELEVGAVAHGGHCVARAEGRVVFVRHALPGERVLASVTEDKGGSFCRADAVEVLEASPERVEPPCPLAAPGECGGCDWQHATPGYQRELKAAVVTEQLKRLAGIERDVVVEALDGGPLDWRSRVRLVAGKDGRAGFRAHHSHRVIAIDDCPITVPGALDDVVSRKWRPGSEIEVTKDGEGQVHLRDLSTVHGKTRSRQLAGGIAVQHAAGRDWRLDAHGFWQVHPAAADTLAAVVAEWAEAPRDGVAWDLYAGVGLFASVLAEQVGPRGRVLAIESGRRAVVDGEENLADLPQVRWRSGRVEHLLADAPKPVDVVVLDPPRKGAGKAVVDSIVEGSPDRIVYVACDPAALARDIALFAGHGYGLVDLRAFDAFPMTHHVECVALLQ, from the coding sequence ATGAGTGTGGACGCGTCGACCGGCACCTGGCTCGGACGAACGATCGAGTTGGAGGTCGGCGCGGTCGCGCACGGCGGGCACTGCGTCGCGCGGGCGGAGGGGCGGGTCGTGTTCGTGCGGCACGCGCTGCCCGGCGAGCGGGTCTTGGCCTCCGTCACCGAGGACAAGGGCGGGTCGTTCTGCCGCGCCGACGCGGTCGAGGTCCTGGAGGCGTCGCCCGAACGCGTCGAGCCGCCGTGCCCGCTCGCGGCGCCGGGGGAGTGCGGCGGCTGCGACTGGCAGCACGCCACACCCGGATATCAGCGTGAACTCAAGGCGGCGGTGGTCACGGAGCAGCTCAAGCGGCTGGCCGGGATCGAGCGCGACGTCGTCGTCGAGGCGCTCGACGGTGGCCCGCTGGACTGGCGCAGTCGCGTCCGGCTCGTCGCGGGCAAGGACGGCAGGGCCGGTTTCCGGGCGCACCACAGTCACCGCGTGATCGCGATCGACGACTGCCCGATCACCGTCCCCGGCGCGCTCGACGACGTCGTGTCGCGGAAGTGGCGCCCCGGCAGCGAAATCGAGGTCACCAAGGACGGCGAGGGGCAGGTGCACCTTCGCGACCTGTCGACGGTCCACGGGAAGACCCGCTCGCGGCAGCTGGCCGGTGGTATCGCCGTGCAGCACGCCGCCGGCCGCGACTGGCGCCTGGACGCCCACGGCTTCTGGCAGGTCCACCCGGCCGCCGCGGACACGCTGGCCGCCGTCGTCGCGGAATGGGCGGAGGCGCCGCGTGACGGCGTGGCATGGGATCTGTACGCCGGTGTCGGCCTCTTCGCGTCGGTGCTCGCCGAGCAGGTCGGCCCGCGCGGGCGTGTGCTGGCCATCGAATCCGGCCGCCGTGCCGTCGTCGATGGAGAGGAGAACCTGGCCGACCTTCCGCAGGTCCGCTGGCGCTCCGGTCGCGTCGAGCACCTGCTGGCCGATGCCCCGAAGCCGGTCGACGTCGTCGTCCTCGACCCGCCGCGCAAGGGCGCGGGCAAGGCCGTCGTCGATTCCATCGTGGAGGGTTCGCCCGACCGGATCGTCTACGTGGCGTGCGACCCCGCGGCGCTGGCTCGGGACATCGCGCTGTTCGCCGGCCACGGATACGGCCTGGTGGACCTGCGCGCCTTCGACGCTTTCCCGATGACGCACCACGTCGAATGCGTTGCGTTGCTGCAATAA
- a CDS encoding APC family permease encodes MSKFPTVVKRLVLGRPFRSDRLSHTLLPKRIALPIFASDALSSVAYAPEEIFLTLSVAGLSAYAFAPWIGVAVALVMLVVVASYRQNVHAYPSGGGDYEVANTNLGGKFGLTVASALLVDYVLTVAVSTSSGVANIGSAIPWVAQHKVIAAVVIVVVLTALNLRGVRESGKAFAIPTYGFIIGILGMVIWGLIEAASGADMRAESADFQLHEEASLTGFAFFFLLLRTFSSGAAALTGVEAISNGVPAFQKPKSKNAATTLLMMGVLAVTMLIGIITLAIITDVKFAEHPETQLTGTPAGYEQKTIVAQIAQAVFADFTPAFYYISFATGIILLLAANTAFNGFPVLGSILAQDRYLPRQLHTRGDRLAFSNGILFLSAFALVLIIAFDAEVTKLIQLYIVGVFVSFTISQAGMIRHWNRLLARETDPVVRRRMRRSQTVNAIGLTMTGTVLIIVLVTKFLLGAWIAIAAMVAIYILMTAIRKHYDRVAEELREMDRKPTVLPSRNHAIVLISKLHLPTLRALSYAKAVRPDVLEAVTVNVDDAETRKLVQDWDDHNFKVPLKVIESPYREITKPVLDYVKRVRGDNPRNVVTVFIPEYVVGHWWEQVLHNQSALRLKGRLLFQPGVMVTSVPWQLESSEKAIKRDRKARPAAGDVRRGFSPIVKQPETKKDKAE; translated from the coding sequence GTGTCGAAGTTCCCGACCGTAGTGAAGCGGCTCGTCCTCGGACGTCCATTCCGGAGTGACCGCCTCTCGCATACGCTGCTGCCGAAGCGCATCGCGCTGCCGATTTTCGCGTCCGACGCGTTGTCGAGCGTCGCCTACGCGCCTGAGGAGATCTTTCTGACCCTCAGTGTCGCCGGATTGTCCGCGTACGCGTTCGCGCCGTGGATCGGTGTCGCCGTGGCGCTCGTGATGCTGGTCGTGGTCGCGTCCTATCGGCAGAACGTGCACGCCTATCCCAGCGGCGGCGGTGACTACGAAGTCGCCAACACCAATCTCGGCGGCAAATTCGGGCTCACCGTGGCCAGTGCGCTGCTGGTCGATTACGTGCTCACCGTGGCGGTGTCGACGTCGTCCGGGGTGGCGAACATCGGTTCCGCGATTCCCTGGGTGGCACAGCACAAGGTGATCGCCGCGGTCGTCATCGTGGTCGTGCTGACCGCGTTGAATCTGCGCGGAGTGCGCGAATCGGGCAAAGCGTTCGCGATCCCGACCTACGGGTTCATCATCGGCATCCTCGGCATGGTGATCTGGGGGCTGATCGAGGCGGCCTCCGGCGCCGACATGCGGGCCGAGAGCGCGGACTTCCAACTGCACGAAGAAGCCTCTTTGACCGGTTTCGCCTTCTTTTTCCTTTTGCTGCGTACCTTCTCCTCCGGCGCGGCGGCGCTGACCGGCGTCGAGGCGATCAGCAACGGTGTCCCGGCGTTCCAGAAGCCGAAATCGAAGAACGCGGCGACCACCCTGCTGATGATGGGCGTGCTCGCGGTGACGATGCTGATCGGCATCATCACGCTGGCGATCATCACCGACGTCAAATTCGCCGAGCACCCGGAGACACAGCTCACCGGCACTCCGGCGGGCTACGAGCAGAAGACGATCGTCGCGCAGATCGCGCAGGCGGTGTTCGCCGACTTCACCCCCGCGTTCTACTACATCTCCTTCGCCACCGGCATCATCCTGCTGCTGGCCGCGAACACCGCGTTCAACGGCTTCCCGGTGCTCGGCTCGATCCTCGCGCAGGACCGCTACCTGCCGCGTCAGCTGCACACCCGGGGTGACAGGCTGGCCTTCTCCAACGGCATCCTGTTCCTCTCGGCGTTCGCCCTGGTGCTGATCATCGCGTTCGACGCCGAGGTCACGAAGCTCATCCAGCTCTACATCGTGGGCGTGTTCGTCTCCTTCACGATCAGCCAGGCGGGCATGATCCGGCACTGGAACCGGCTGCTGGCCAGGGAGACCGATCCGGTGGTGCGGCGGCGGATGCGGCGTTCGCAGACGGTCAACGCGATCGGCCTCACCATGACCGGCACCGTGCTGATCATCGTGCTGGTCACGAAGTTCCTGCTCGGCGCATGGATCGCGATCGCGGCGATGGTGGCGATCTACATCCTGATGACCGCGATCCGGAAGCATTACGACCGGGTCGCGGAGGAATTGCGCGAGATGGACCGCAAGCCGACCGTATTGCCTTCGCGCAACCACGCGATCGTGCTGATTTCGAAACTGCACCTGCCGACCCTGCGCGCGCTCTCCTACGCCAAGGCCGTCCGCCCGGACGTCCTCGAAGCCGTCACGGTGAACGTCGACGACGCCGAGACCCGCAAACTCGTCCAGGACTGGGACGACCACAATTTCAAGGTGCCGCTGAAGGTGATCGAATCGCCGTATCGCGAGATCACGAAACCGGTGCTCGACTACGTGAAGCGCGTCCGCGGTGACAACCCGCGCAACGTGGTGACCGTGTTCATTCCCGAGTACGTGGTCGGGCACTGGTGGGAGCAGGTCCTGCACAACCAGAGCGCCCTGCGGCTCAAGGGCAGGCTCCTGTTCCAGCCCGGCGTCATGGTGACCAGCGTGCCGTGGCAGCTCGAATCGTCGGAAAAGGCGATCAAACGCGACCGGAAGGCACGTCCGGCGGCGGGCGACGTGCGGCGTGGATTCTCCCCGATCGTCAAGCAACCCGAAACGAAGAAGGACAAAGCAGAATGA
- a CDS encoding potassium channel family protein, with translation MHVVIMGCGRVGASLAAALERLGHDVAVIDKSRQAFRRLGSDFHGQQVVGVGFDRQVLIEAGIERAGAFAAVSSGDNSNIISARVARENFGVDKVVARIYDHKRAAVYERLGIPTVATVPWTTDRFLRTLLPDGVASVWRDPSGSVALLQLPLHEGWVGRSVRELQDTTGARVAFMMRFGTAVLPDTKAVIQADDVVYVAAKSGTVSDVTTVAAREPEEEN, from the coding sequence GTGCACGTGGTGATCATGGGATGCGGCCGGGTCGGCGCATCCCTTGCCGCGGCGCTGGAGCGGCTGGGGCACGACGTCGCCGTCATCGACAAGAGCAGGCAGGCGTTCCGGCGGCTCGGCAGTGATTTCCACGGTCAGCAGGTGGTCGGCGTCGGCTTCGACCGGCAGGTGCTGATCGAAGCCGGGATCGAACGCGCGGGGGCCTTCGCGGCGGTGTCCAGCGGCGACAACTCCAACATCATCTCGGCGCGGGTGGCCAGGGAGAACTTCGGCGTCGACAAGGTCGTCGCCAGGATCTACGACCACAAGCGCGCGGCGGTCTACGAACGGCTCGGCATCCCGACCGTGGCGACCGTGCCGTGGACGACCGACCGGTTCCTGCGCACCCTGCTCCCCGACGGCGTCGCCTCGGTGTGGCGGGACCCGTCCGGCAGCGTGGCGCTCCTGCAGCTCCCGCTCCACGAAGGCTGGGTCGGGCGCAGCGTGCGCGAACTGCAGGACACCACCGGCGCGCGGGTCGCGTTCATGATGCGGTTCGGCACCGCGGTGCTGCCCGACACCAAGGCCGTGATCCAGGCCGACGACGTCGTGTACGTCGCCGCGAAATCGGGCACTGTCAGCGACGTGACCACCGTCGCCGCTCGCGAACCGGAAGAGGAGAACTGA
- a CDS encoding potassium channel family protein has protein sequence MRVAIAGAGAVGRSIAAELIDGRHQVMLIEREADQFEPHTVEQADWVLGDACEVSILEESGIEECDVVIAATGDDKANLVVSLLAKTEFAVRRVVARVNNPANEWLFNDAWGVDVAVSTPRMLAAMVEEAVSVGDLVRLMTFRQSQANLVELTLPEETPLAGKAVSEINLPRDAALVTILRGDRVIVPQPEDPLEPGDELLFVATSDVEPEIRTALGY, from the coding sequence ATGCGGGTCGCGATTGCGGGCGCCGGCGCGGTGGGCCGGTCGATCGCCGCCGAGCTGATCGACGGGCGCCACCAGGTGATGCTCATCGAACGTGAGGCCGACCAGTTCGAGCCGCACACCGTCGAGCAGGCGGATTGGGTGCTGGGCGACGCGTGCGAGGTGTCGATCCTGGAGGAGTCCGGGATCGAGGAGTGCGACGTCGTGATCGCCGCGACCGGCGACGACAAGGCGAACCTGGTGGTGTCCCTGCTGGCGAAGACCGAGTTCGCGGTGCGGCGGGTGGTGGCGCGGGTGAACAACCCGGCCAACGAGTGGCTGTTCAACGACGCCTGGGGGGTCGACGTCGCCGTGTCGACCCCGCGGATGCTCGCGGCGATGGTCGAGGAGGCGGTGAGCGTCGGCGATCTGGTGCGGCTGATGACGTTCCGGCAGAGCCAGGCGAACCTCGTCGAACTCACCCTGCCGGAGGAGACCCCGCTGGCGGGCAAGGCGGTCAGCGAGATCAACCTGCCGCGTGACGCGGCGCTGGTGACGATCCTGCGCGGGGATCGCGTGATCGTGCCGCAGCCCGAGGATCCGCTGGAGCCGGGTGACGAGCTGCTGTTCGTGGCGACTTCGGACGTGGAACCGGAGATCCGGACCGCGCTGGGGTATTAA
- a CDS encoding DUF3159 domain-containing protein yields the protein MTEPVGGEEKTEDKKPQPTLLEQMGGLSGLFYSSLPVIVFVIANAIFGLTVGIWAAVGSAVAITVLRIVRKEPLQPAISGFFGVAIAAFIAYRTGSAKGFFLFGIWTSLVYCGVFVLSIVVRWPLAGVVWNALNGSGHAWRKDKKSLIAYSIATGAMALIFGARFVVQRWLYDEDYTGWLAFAKIAMGYPLYALGLLTVVWAVRRSDKHLKAQAEEAPREETDEEVEARLRAKYAQAPAVEN from the coding sequence GTGACTGAACCCGTCGGCGGCGAAGAGAAGACCGAAGACAAGAAGCCCCAGCCCACCCTGTTGGAACAGATGGGCGGGCTGTCCGGACTGTTCTATTCCTCGCTGCCGGTCATCGTGTTCGTGATCGCGAACGCGATCTTCGGGCTCACCGTGGGGATCTGGGCCGCGGTGGGCAGCGCGGTGGCGATCACCGTGCTGCGGATCGTGCGCAAGGAGCCGCTGCAGCCCGCGATCTCCGGCTTCTTCGGGGTCGCGATCGCGGCGTTCATCGCCTACCGGACCGGTTCGGCCAAGGGTTTCTTCCTGTTCGGCATCTGGACGAGCCTGGTCTACTGCGGCGTCTTCGTGCTCTCGATCGTCGTCCGCTGGCCGCTCGCCGGTGTGGTGTGGAACGCGCTCAACGGCAGCGGTCACGCCTGGCGCAAGGACAAGAAGTCACTGATCGCGTATTCGATCGCGACCGGCGCGATGGCGCTGATCTTCGGCGCCCGGTTCGTCGTGCAGCGCTGGCTGTACGACGAGGACTACACCGGCTGGCTGGCCTTCGCGAAGATCGCGATGGGGTACCCGCTGTACGCGCTCGGCCTGCTCACGGTCGTCTGGGCGGTGCGGCGGTCGGACAAGCACCTCAAGGCGCAGGCCGAAGAGGCCCCGCGCGAAGAGACCGACGAAGAGGTCGAAGCACGCCTGCGCGCGAAGTACGCGCAGGCGCCCGCCGTCGAGAATTAA
- a CDS encoding OB-fold nucleic acid binding domain-containing protein produces MSAKDGGYFSRLVRKLTSDVEDLDADDLSEKSEAGGAQRACDCRSGQEVTVLGRLRSVELCPTNEAATLQAELFDGTQGVTLIWLGRRRIPGIEPGRTIKVRGRMAERDGQKVLYNPYYELQSPVS; encoded by the coding sequence ATGTCCGCCAAAGACGGCGGCTACTTCAGCCGGCTGGTCCGCAAGCTGACCAGCGACGTCGAGGATCTCGACGCCGACGATCTGTCCGAAAAATCCGAGGCAGGCGGAGCGCAGCGAGCCTGCGACTGCCGGTCGGGTCAAGAAGTGACGGTGCTCGGAAGACTCCGCAGCGTGGAGCTCTGCCCGACCAACGAGGCGGCGACGCTGCAGGCCGAGCTGTTCGACGGCACACAGGGTGTGACGCTAATCTGGCTCGGACGCCGCCGGATCCCCGGGATCGAACCCGGGCGAACCATCAAGGTGCGCGGCCGGATGGCCGAACGTGATGGTCAGAAGGTGCTGTACAACCCCTATTACGAACTTCAGAGCCCTGTGAGTTGA
- a CDS encoding alpha/beta fold hydrolase, with product MTSAIPPTTAVVLPGTGSDEVFVRAVFAGPLRALGIRLIAPPPPPGDRLADGYLEELDRLALEHGPLLVGGISFGAHLSAEWAAREPARCTGLLAALPAWNGPAGRAPASLAARLSADLVAENGVDGALAKSSDGVPEWLSAELGRAWRRHGGGLAASLRTAAGHPAPSLEDLKGLDVPAGIGACVDDPIHPVEVARAWANALPRAEVGESTLTALGADRESLGRATVLAWLKAR from the coding sequence GTGACCTCCGCTATTCCGCCTACGACGGCAGTAGTACTCCCCGGCACCGGGTCCGACGAAGTGTTCGTGCGCGCCGTGTTCGCCGGTCCCCTGCGTGCGCTCGGCATCCGGTTGATCGCCCCGCCGCCGCCTCCCGGAGACCGGCTGGCGGACGGTTATCTCGAGGAGCTGGACAGGCTGGCCCTCGAGCACGGTCCGCTGCTCGTCGGCGGCATCTCGTTCGGCGCGCACCTGTCGGCGGAGTGGGCGGCGCGCGAACCGGCCCGCTGCACCGGTCTGCTGGCCGCGCTCCCGGCCTGGAACGGCCCGGCCGGGCGAGCACCCGCGTCGCTCGCCGCGCGGCTCTCAGCGGATCTGGTGGCCGAAAACGGGGTCGACGGCGCGCTGGCGAAATCCTCCGACGGCGTCCCGGAATGGCTTTCGGCGGAACTCGGCCGCGCGTGGCGGCGGCATGGCGGCGGGCTGGCGGCGAGCCTGCGGACGGCGGCGGGGCATCCCGCCCCGTCGCTGGAGGACCTGAAGGGTCTCGACGTGCCCGCGGGGATCGGCGCCTGCGTGGACGACCCGATCCATCCGGTGGAGGTCGCCCGCGCCTGGGCGAACGCCCTGCCGCGCGCCGAGGTCGGCGAGTCAACGCTCACCGCCCTCGGCGCGGACCGGGAATCCCTGGGCAGGGCGACCGTCCTGGCCTGGCTGAAAGCTCGCTAG
- a CDS encoding DUF3710 domain-containing protein, with product MGIFGRKRAKPTGRHAAPEVVERPGAEDADDEIEAQLSETSDGPFDLADAPEDGIPRIDLGSVKVPVPDGSQVQVEMDPESGGVRAVHVVTEQGQITVSGYAAPRSGGLWKDVSTELTEQLRADGAKVSVGMGEWGLELSAIVGDVALRFVGVDGPRWMLRGVIAGPQSQASQAPAVLREIVRHTIVDRGDAPMPVRTPLTITLPDAVAQHIAEQQG from the coding sequence GTGGGGATTTTCGGACGCAAGCGCGCGAAGCCGACCGGACGGCACGCCGCGCCCGAGGTCGTGGAGCGTCCAGGTGCCGAGGACGCCGACGACGAGATCGAGGCGCAGCTGTCGGAGACCTCCGACGGCCCCTTCGACCTCGCCGACGCGCCCGAGGACGGCATCCCGCGGATCGACCTCGGTTCGGTGAAGGTGCCGGTGCCCGACGGTTCCCAGGTCCAGGTCGAGATGGACCCGGAGAGCGGCGGTGTCCGCGCGGTGCACGTCGTCACCGAACAGGGCCAGATCACCGTCAGCGGTTACGCGGCGCCGCGCTCCGGCGGGCTGTGGAAGGACGTCAGCACCGAGCTCACCGAGCAGCTGCGCGCCGACGGCGCCAAGGTCTCGGTCGGCATGGGGGAGTGGGGCCTGGAGCTGTCCGCGATCGTCGGTGACGTCGCGCTGCGGTTCGTCGGGGTCGACGGTCCGCGCTGGATGCTCCGCGGTGTCATCGCCGGGCCGCAGTCGCAGGCGTCGCAGGCGCCCGCCGTGCTGCGGGAGATCGTGCGGCACACCATCGTCGACCGCGGTGACGCGCCGATGCCGGTCCGCACCCCGCTGACCATCACGTTGCCCGACGCCGTCGCGCAGCACATCGCCGAGCAGCAGGGCTAG
- the dut gene encoding dUTP diphosphatase — MSTVQVLLSRIDPSVPLPAYARPGDAGADLVTTSDLVLAPGERGVVGTGVAIALPPGYAGFVHPRSGLAARVGLSVVNTPGTIDSGYRGEIRVCLINHDLSEKVVLTRGDRIAQLVVQRVEQAEFVEVAELEPSERGEGGYGSTGGHATLGAGAREGTEN, encoded by the coding sequence GTGTCCACCGTTCAGGTACTGCTTTCCCGGATCGATCCTTCGGTCCCCCTTCCCGCCTACGCGCGCCCCGGCGACGCCGGCGCCGACCTCGTCACGACCTCGGATCTCGTGCTCGCGCCCGGTGAGCGCGGCGTCGTCGGAACGGGCGTCGCGATCGCGCTGCCGCCCGGGTACGCGGGCTTCGTCCACCCGCGCTCGGGTCTCGCCGCCCGCGTGGGCCTCTCGGTCGTCAACACCCCGGGCACGATCGACTCCGGGTACCGCGGTGAGATCCGCGTCTGCCTGATCAACCATGATCTCTCCGAGAAGGTCGTGCTCACCCGCGGCGACCGGATCGCGCAACTGGTCGTGCAACGGGTCGAACAGGCCGAGTTCGTCGAGGTCGCCGAGCTCGAGCCGTCCGAGCGCGGCGAGGGAGGGTATGGCTCCACGGGCGGACACGCCACACTGGGAGCCGGAGCCAGGGAAGGAACGGAGAACTAG
- a CDS encoding DUF3093 domain-containing protein, whose amino-acid sequence MGESVNTAEGGAVKHSERLYVPWWGWPLPLLGGGLLAAEIDMGYPGLRGWLPYVVLIPAVIALMISLGRSRVKVTGGAEPELWLRDAHLPLKFVGDVDVIDKEAKRKALGRDADPAAFVLHRGWVGPVVRVWLTDPDDPTPYWLFSTRHPEKVAALLRHPAEKA is encoded by the coding sequence GTGGGTGAAAGCGTGAACACGGCCGAAGGCGGCGCCGTCAAGCATTCAGAGCGGCTCTACGTCCCGTGGTGGGGCTGGCCGTTGCCGCTGCTGGGCGGCGGGCTGCTGGCGGCGGAGATCGACATGGGCTATCCCGGGCTGCGCGGGTGGCTGCCGTACGTGGTCCTGATCCCCGCGGTGATCGCGCTGATGATCTCGCTCGGCCGGTCCCGCGTGAAGGTGACCGGCGGCGCCGAGCCGGAGCTGTGGCTGCGCGACGCGCACCTGCCGCTCAAGTTCGTCGGCGACGTCGACGTCATCGACAAGGAAGCGAAACGCAAGGCGCTCGGCCGTGACGCCGATCCGGCGGCCTTCGTACTGCACCGGGGCTGGGTCGGCCCGGTCGTGCGGGTCTGGCTCACCGACCCCGACGACCCGACGCCGTACTGGCTGTTCAGCACCCGGCATCCCGAGAAGGTGGCCGCGCTGCTCCGCCACCCCGCCGAGAAGGCCTGA
- a CDS encoding DUF4193 domain-containing protein: MATDYDAPRRSEADELAEDSLEELKARRNENQSGVVDVDEDATAENFELPGADLSGLSGEDLTVKVVPKQADEFTCSVCFLVHHRSRLAEESGGRLICRDCA; this comes from the coding sequence ATGGCGACCGACTACGACGCTCCGCGCCGCAGCGAAGCCGACGAGCTGGCCGAAGACTCGTTGGAAGAGCTGAAGGCAAGGCGTAACGAAAACCAGTCCGGCGTCGTGGACGTCGACGAGGACGCGACCGCCGAGAACTTCGAGCTGCCGGGCGCGGACCTCTCCGGACTTTCCGGCGAGGACCTGACCGTCAAGGTCGTGCCCAAGCAGGCCGACGAGTTCACCTGCTCCGTCTGCTTCCTGGTGCACCACCGCAGCAGGCTGGCCGAGGAGAGTGGCGGACGGCTCATCTGCCGCGACTGCGCCTGA
- the cei gene encoding envelope integrity protein Cei, which yields MASGNGIGDRGARPYRKRKPLPALIVIGVMALGAVIVWVNVVASKSDIDARVRCDPPPVPQEGVTYTPLAHNGLDDRAPVPPDKVAVQVLNGSQVRGQGGIVTSTLRELGFSQIVEPDVDPAYKNTEAKCRGQIRFGENGAAAARTLSLVVPCAELVKDNRKDASVTLTTGTLLGDVRPKAEARQVLDQLTKWSKAQQGSGGGEQSAGGGAPVIDQALLKAAREAPC from the coding sequence GTGGCGTCGGGGAACGGCATCGGGGACCGCGGGGCGAGGCCGTATCGCAAGCGCAAGCCGCTGCCCGCGCTCATCGTCATCGGGGTGATGGCGCTGGGCGCGGTCATCGTCTGGGTGAACGTCGTCGCGAGCAAATCCGACATCGACGCCAGGGTCCGCTGCGATCCGCCGCCCGTCCCGCAGGAAGGTGTCACCTACACGCCGCTGGCGCACAACGGGCTCGACGACCGAGCGCCGGTGCCGCCGGACAAGGTCGCCGTCCAGGTGCTCAACGGGTCCCAGGTCCGCGGCCAGGGCGGCATCGTCACCAGCACGCTCCGGGAACTGGGCTTCTCCCAGATCGTCGAGCCGGACGTCGACCCGGCCTACAAGAACACCGAAGCCAAGTGCCGCGGCCAGATCCGCTTCGGCGAGAACGGCGCCGCCGCGGCCCGCACGCTGAGCCTGGTGGTCCCGTGCGCCGAACTGGTCAAGGACAACCGCAAGGACGCTTCGGTCACGCTCACCACCGGCACCCTGCTCGGCGACGTCCGTCCGAAGGCGGAGGCCCGCCAGGTTCTCGACCAGCTCACGAAATGGTCGAAGGCGCAGCAGGGCAGCGGTGGCGGTGAGCAGTCGGCGGGCGGCGGTGCCCCGGTGATCGACCAGGCGCTGCTGAAGGCCGCCCGCGAAGCCCCCTGCTGA